Proteins encoded within one genomic window of Bermanella sp. WJH001:
- a CDS encoding MoxR family ATPase, with translation MSEEYIQKSNQILQKLRQQLNQSMVLESGLVDQLLIALLNQGHVLLEAAPGLGKTTLVKVLSKLMGLEYQRVQCTPDLMPSDITGANVYNPKTQEFTLHKGPVFTQLLLVDEINRTSPRTQSALLQAMAERCVTLDRTTYDLDSQFLVMATQNPVEFSGTYPLPEAQLDRFFIKLNVAYPNAADLKKIALINLSQQPEQCVKPLINAKILAQLQAVVQRVLIKDDVLEYAAALCDGVNQHCDIRIGVSPRGCVALVKAAKAYALLQQRQFVTPDDIMLMASPVLAHRLLSVKDMAFDKAFFQKVAVMIPAPSTALQTVNKQANSGLALV, from the coding sequence ATGTCAGAAGAATATATCCAAAAATCCAATCAAATTTTGCAGAAGTTACGCCAGCAACTTAATCAATCTATGGTGTTAGAAAGTGGATTGGTCGATCAGTTATTGATTGCATTACTGAATCAAGGTCATGTTTTATTAGAGGCTGCCCCAGGTTTGGGTAAAACCACCTTGGTCAAGGTGTTGTCAAAGTTGATGGGATTAGAGTACCAACGTGTACAATGTACCCCTGATTTAATGCCGTCAGACATTACCGGTGCTAATGTTTATAACCCTAAGACCCAAGAGTTCACCTTACATAAAGGCCCTGTATTTACACAACTTTTATTAGTAGATGAAATAAACCGGACGTCTCCACGAACACAATCCGCCTTACTGCAAGCGATGGCGGAGCGCTGCGTAACGTTAGATCGTACGACCTATGATTTAGACTCACAGTTTTTAGTCATGGCCACACAAAATCCAGTTGAATTCAGTGGGACCTATCCATTGCCCGAAGCCCAACTTGACCGATTTTTTATTAAATTAAATGTGGCGTATCCAAATGCCGCGGACCTTAAAAAAATTGCATTGATTAATTTATCGCAACAACCAGAGCAGTGCGTTAAGCCGCTTATTAATGCAAAAATTTTGGCTCAACTACAAGCGGTCGTGCAACGGGTTTTAATCAAAGATGACGTATTAGAATACGCTGCGGCATTGTGTGATGGGGTGAATCAACACTGTGATATTCGCATAGGTGTGAGCCCTCGAGGATGTGTTGCTTTAGTAAAGGCAGCTAAAGCGTATGCGTTATTACAACAACGCCAGTTTGTTACGCCGGATGATATTATGCTGATGGCCTCACCTGTGTTGGCTCATCGTTTATTAAGTGTAAAAGACATGGCATTTGATAAAGCGTTTTTTCAAAAAGTGGCCGTGATGATTCCGGCACCGAGCACCGCACTGCAAACTGTAAACAAACAAGCAAACTCTGGTTTAGCTTTGGTATAA
- a CDS encoding type 1 glutamine amidotransferase domain-containing protein, whose amino-acid sequence MKKVLIFVTNHATLGETNEANGTFAPELTHALHVMLEAGFDYDLVSIKGGKAPLYGTDMEGDAVNAEILANDEFQNRINNTIPASQINGDDYDAVFYPGGFGLLSDLATNEDVAKISAKHYEDGGVIAAVCHGPAGLLPITLSNGEKLIADKAVTGFTREEEVDYATIDKIPFLLEESLARTAKQYSKVQPWGEFVIEDNRVITGQNPASAHAVGVALVKHLA is encoded by the coding sequence ATGAAAAAAGTTCTTATATTCGTCACCAACCATGCCACCCTTGGTGAAACCAATGAAGCAAACGGCACGTTTGCACCTGAACTCACACACGCACTGCATGTGATGTTAGAAGCAGGGTTTGATTATGACCTCGTGTCGATTAAAGGTGGTAAAGCGCCTCTTTATGGTACTGACATGGAAGGGGATGCGGTGAACGCAGAAATTCTTGCCAATGACGAATTCCAAAACCGTATCAACAATACCATTCCAGCGTCACAAATTAACGGTGATGATTACGATGCGGTTTTCTATCCAGGTGGTTTTGGTTTGTTATCTGACTTGGCAACCAATGAAGATGTGGCAAAAATCAGTGCCAAGCATTATGAAGATGGCGGAGTGATTGCAGCCGTGTGTCATGGCCCAGCGGGTTTATTACCAATCACGTTAAGTAATGGCGAAAAGCTCATTGCGGATAAAGCCGTTACTGGGTTTACCCGTGAAGAAGAAGTGGATTATGCCACCATTGATAAAATTCCATTCTTGTTAGAAGAGTCTCTTGCTCGTACCGCTAAGCAATACAGTAAAGTGCAACCTTGGGGTGAGTTTGTGATTGAAGATAATCGTGTGATCACAGGTCAAAACCCAGCGAGTGCTCACGCTGTAGGTGTAGCGCTTGTTAAACACCTTGCTTAA
- a CDS encoding DUF58 domain-containing protein, with translation MNSTVMPSALSKWQGRLERMITLERVIWLLAVVVFVVAWNRGLHLLYAMFAFLVSALLISYLGAWWQLRGISAVLNLPSDGFAQQQINASIHLNAKSKRYLLLAQLSHQHNILCDESFAVFDEVKGNTQQPFTLRFARRGEHQFEQVNVTSYFPFGLVKLSKTFPVPCVSSVIYPKISPLRRLPEQHLLGSQIDGDIPQHLQKAEEDFAMVRAYRDGDEMRHMHWRMSAKHNQWIVKEFDSTKMPAIAIILNANPNWVIDDEFNPREHMLQVVASLAEKCAQDGCGLLVILSDDHHYQVKPYQRDLQPLLRELAIWQGGDGASTAGLGTQLNRFPLVINFSSSNDLAPSALPLMNYQHQMSICFDASSYPNLGINASIKTTHYGRQTQIKLGSSSELWGIFG, from the coding sequence ATGAACTCAACAGTAATGCCCAGCGCATTGTCAAAATGGCAAGGGCGGTTAGAGCGCATGATAACCCTAGAGCGGGTTATTTGGTTATTGGCGGTGGTTGTGTTTGTTGTGGCTTGGAATCGTGGCCTGCATTTACTGTATGCCATGTTTGCTTTTTTAGTGTCAGCTTTACTTATAAGTTACCTCGGAGCTTGGTGGCAATTACGAGGCATCAGCGCCGTATTAAACTTACCAAGTGATGGGTTTGCACAGCAGCAAATAAACGCTTCGATTCATCTTAATGCAAAGAGTAAACGCTATTTATTGCTGGCTCAGCTGAGTCATCAACACAACATTTTGTGTGATGAATCGTTTGCCGTATTCGATGAGGTTAAGGGTAACACTCAGCAACCATTTACGTTGAGGTTTGCACGACGAGGTGAACATCAATTTGAGCAGGTTAACGTCACCTCTTATTTTCCATTTGGTTTAGTTAAGTTATCTAAAACGTTTCCGGTACCTTGTGTTTCATCTGTGATTTACCCAAAAATTTCGCCATTAAGGCGGTTGCCGGAACAACACTTATTGGGCTCCCAAATAGATGGAGATATACCTCAGCACTTGCAAAAAGCAGAAGAAGATTTTGCAATGGTGCGAGCTTATCGTGATGGGGATGAGATGCGACACATGCACTGGCGCATGAGTGCAAAGCACAATCAATGGATTGTAAAAGAATTTGATAGTACAAAAATGCCAGCCATAGCGATCATTTTAAATGCCAACCCTAATTGGGTCATTGACGATGAGTTTAATCCCCGTGAGCACATGTTGCAGGTCGTGGCATCCTTAGCTGAAAAATGCGCTCAAGACGGTTGTGGTTTGTTGGTTATTCTTTCTGACGATCATCATTACCAAGTGAAACCTTATCAGCGAGATTTACAACCGCTATTACGGGAACTGGCAATATGGCAAGGAGGGGATGGCGCCAGTACAGCAGGTTTGGGCACACAATTAAATCGTTTTCCGCTGGTTATTAATTTTAGCTCAAGCAATGATTTGGCCCCTAGCGCCTTACCATTGATGAATTACCAACATCAAATGAGCATTTGTTTTGATGCTTCGAGTTATCCAAACTTAGGCATTAACGCCTCTATCAAAACCACACATTATGGCCGACAAACCCAAATTAAACTGGGCAGTAGCAGTGAACTGTGGGGGATCTTTGGATGA
- a CDS encoding aminodeoxychorismate/anthranilate synthase component II: MLLMIDNYDSFTYNVVQYFGELGADVKVFRNDEITIEEIEALNPDHLVISPGPCTPNEAGVSVAAIKHFAGKLPILGVCLGHQSIGQAFGGKIVRAGQVMHGKTSEVYHEDKGVFANLNNPFTATRYHSLVIEKESLPDCLEVTAWTQNEDGSIEEIMGVQHKTLAIQGVQFHPESILTQHGHDLFANFLKMKI, encoded by the coding sequence ATGTTATTAATGATCGATAATTACGATTCCTTTACCTATAACGTGGTCCAGTATTTTGGTGAACTGGGTGCGGATGTAAAAGTATTTCGTAACGATGAAATCACCATTGAAGAAATCGAAGCACTTAACCCTGACCATCTAGTGATTAGCCCTGGGCCATGTACCCCAAATGAAGCGGGTGTATCAGTGGCGGCCATTAAACACTTTGCTGGTAAGCTGCCAATTTTAGGTGTGTGTTTGGGGCATCAAAGTATAGGCCAAGCATTTGGCGGAAAAATCGTGCGAGCAGGTCAAGTGATGCATGGTAAAACCAGTGAGGTTTACCATGAAGACAAAGGCGTGTTTGCGAACTTAAATAACCCGTTTACAGCCACGCGATACCATTCTTTGGTGATTGAAAAAGAAAGTTTGCCCGATTGCTTAGAAGTGACTGCTTGGACACAAAACGAAGATGGCAGCATTGAAGAGATCATGGGGGTGCAGCATAAAACGTTAGCCATACAGGGTGTACAATTTCACCCTGAGTCCATCTTGACTCAACATGGCCATGACCTATTTGCGAACTTTCTAAAAATGAAAATTTAA
- a CDS encoding LysR family transcriptional regulator codes for MDSFEGIVEFVAVAESQGFSAAAKQLGVSTSHVSRQISRLEERLGSALFARTTRLVSLTETGQAYYHQCKELVNGLQQANEQVSSQQLQLSGTLRVSAAGAFSEQFVAPTLMEFAKLHPELTIDMDFNSRMVNFVEDGIDFSIRYGQLQDSGLVARKLLDRPMMAVASPEYLTKYGTPNHPKQLKQHSCLIANNDHWRFSEGSEELTIKVQGRWRSNNVHALVQACEEHLGIAYLPKSSFSNGIEQHKLVPILHEFWSSGVSSWIVYQNKRFLPLRARLAIDYLLERFKDFQE; via the coding sequence ATGGACAGTTTTGAAGGCATCGTTGAATTTGTGGCCGTCGCCGAAAGCCAAGGGTTTTCTGCCGCTGCCAAGCAGTTAGGGGTAAGCACCAGTCATGTCAGCCGCCAAATCTCAAGGCTTGAAGAACGACTGGGCAGCGCCTTATTTGCCCGCACCACCCGCTTAGTTAGCCTCACCGAAACCGGCCAAGCCTACTACCACCAATGCAAAGAACTGGTGAACGGATTACAACAGGCCAATGAACAAGTGAGCAGCCAACAATTACAACTAAGCGGTACATTAAGGGTCAGTGCCGCTGGCGCATTTTCCGAGCAATTTGTTGCGCCTACACTGATGGAGTTCGCTAAGCTTCATCCTGAGCTCACCATTGATATGGATTTCAATAGTCGTATGGTGAATTTTGTCGAAGACGGCATCGACTTTTCCATTCGTTACGGCCAATTACAAGATTCAGGTTTGGTCGCGCGCAAGCTGTTAGACCGTCCTATGATGGCGGTGGCCAGCCCTGAATATTTAACAAAATACGGCACCCCCAACCATCCAAAGCAGTTAAAACAGCACAGTTGTTTAATCGCCAACAATGACCATTGGCGTTTCAGTGAAGGCAGTGAAGAACTCACCATAAAGGTACAAGGTCGCTGGCGCAGTAATAATGTACATGCCTTGGTGCAAGCTTGCGAAGAGCATCTGGGCATTGCTTATTTGCCCAAAAGCAGTTTTAGCAATGGCATTGAACAACATAAATTAGTGCCGATACTGCATGAGTTTTGGAGTAGCGGCGTTAGCAGTTGGATTGTGTATCAAAACAAACGTTTTTTGCCCTTAAGAGCTCGTTTGGCCATTGATTATTTACTTGAACGCTTTAAAGATTTTCAAGAGTAA
- a CDS encoding ATP-binding protein, which yields MICQITPSVPKKLKGDPLRISQILLNLCSNSIKFTDEGSIAIKFDYVSGIFLFGVHDTGIGMTEQQVESIFESFTQADGSISRKYGGTGLGLTIVKQLIKLMDGDIRVESNVGVGTQVYASIKCEQDSDDALLQPVEQPIPLIHFIGRNGKPSAIKYVLENLHLNVENLGTYNQDISFIGALPEHKYIIFEGANTLDPATLARCIDSGVKLFCIINSNEDEEKAKLKEIGNIEIYQHPFSPKQYLQFLEQFFTSDDSEHHIHEKQERASQTLSGHVLLVEDNQINQVVAGDMLESLGVTFDIAEDGLQAVEAVENNQYDMVFMDVQMPKMDGYTATKTLREKGMVDVIICGLSANALKEDLDRAEHSGMNDYLTKPLKQDSLKAMLEKYLSISQH from the coding sequence TTGATTTGTCAGATTACCCCATCAGTGCCTAAAAAGTTAAAAGGGGATCCTTTAAGAATCAGCCAAATTCTATTAAATCTGTGTAGCAACTCCATTAAATTTACAGATGAGGGGAGTATTGCCATTAAGTTTGATTATGTTAGTGGCATCTTTTTGTTTGGGGTGCATGATACCGGCATAGGTATGACTGAACAGCAGGTTGAGTCTATCTTTGAATCATTTACTCAAGCAGACGGCTCTATTAGCCGTAAATACGGGGGCACAGGCCTCGGACTCACAATCGTAAAACAACTGATAAAACTCATGGACGGTGATATTAGGGTGGAATCAAACGTTGGTGTTGGCACTCAAGTGTATGCGAGTATCAAATGTGAGCAGGACAGTGATGACGCTCTGCTACAACCAGTAGAGCAACCTATACCCCTGATTCACTTTATAGGCCGAAATGGCAAGCCATCTGCCATTAAATATGTACTAGAAAACTTACATTTAAATGTCGAAAATTTAGGTACCTATAATCAAGACATAAGCTTTATAGGTGCCTTACCAGAACATAAGTATATTATTTTTGAAGGGGCTAATACGTTAGACCCTGCAACCTTGGCTCGATGCATAGATTCAGGGGTGAAGCTTTTTTGTATCATTAATTCAAATGAAGACGAAGAAAAAGCGAAGTTAAAAGAAATCGGTAATATTGAAATTTATCAGCATCCGTTTTCGCCGAAGCAATATTTACAATTCCTTGAGCAATTTTTCACATCAGATGACTCTGAACATCATATACATGAAAAACAAGAAAGAGCCTCGCAAACCTTATCTGGTCATGTTTTATTAGTAGAGGATAATCAAATTAATCAAGTGGTTGCAGGGGATATGCTTGAAAGTTTAGGTGTTACATTTGATATAGCAGAAGATGGCTTGCAGGCTGTAGAAGCGGTTGAAAATAACCAATATGACATGGTTTTTATGGATGTACAAATGCCTAAAATGGATGGTTATACCGCAACAAAAACTTTACGTGAGAAGGGCATGGTCGATGTGATTATCTGTGGTTTATCCGCCAATGCCTTAAAAGAAGACTTAGACCGGGCAGAACATTCAGGTATGAATGACTATTTAACCAAGCCTCTCAAGCAAGATAGTTTAAAAGCGATGCTTGAAAAATACTTATCAATATCTCAGCATTAA
- a CDS encoding metal-dependent hydrolase — MPNHLSPTKTQVCLQERTVDFQFNDVPCIWLADTIKTHFMHSLSLFIPTSERAVIEILRKQLKQTNAPETQHLIHALIKQEGQHAAMHRRANRRILTQHPELKWIDSLHNFFMKWVRKFSSHGFELAIPVGFEHITAATSKHVLTHKNDWFKKHSNNQATDFLLWHCLEELEHQAVCLSIYRTVYPNTTLNNWRIILSLFLVWLPVTCFSVFTIQFYLLLKDKTLLSLGNWPKFLMFMGRTTGLFYKGLFTYRKNKHSAWSQKDITLYKTACDEFNQRQADS, encoded by the coding sequence ATGCCCAATCATTTATCACCAACTAAAACCCAAGTTTGCCTGCAAGAGCGTACCGTTGATTTTCAATTCAATGATGTGCCTTGTATATGGCTGGCTGACACCATTAAAACGCACTTCATGCACAGTTTGTCGTTGTTTATTCCCACATCAGAACGGGCCGTCATTGAGATTTTACGCAAGCAACTTAAACAAACCAATGCCCCAGAAACACAACACTTAATTCATGCACTTATCAAACAAGAAGGGCAACATGCGGCCATGCATCGCAGAGCGAATCGTCGTATTTTAACCCAGCACCCTGAACTAAAATGGATTGACTCATTACATAATTTTTTTATGAAGTGGGTGAGAAAATTCAGCTCTCATGGATTTGAGCTGGCCATTCCTGTTGGCTTTGAACACATTACAGCCGCGACCAGCAAACATGTTTTAACTCACAAAAATGATTGGTTTAAGAAGCATTCAAATAACCAAGCCACTGACTTTTTATTGTGGCACTGTTTAGAGGAGCTCGAACATCAGGCCGTATGTTTAAGTATATATCGAACCGTTTATCCCAATACCACACTTAATAATTGGCGTATTATTTTAAGCTTATTTTTAGTGTGGCTGCCCGTCACCTGCTTTTCGGTTTTTACCATACAGTTTTATTTATTACTAAAAGATAAAACCTTGTTGAGCTTGGGTAACTGGCCTAAATTCTTAATGTTCATGGGGCGCACCACTGGGCTGTTTTATAAAGGGCTATTTACATACCGTAAAAACAAACACAGCGCTTGGAGTCAAAAAGACATAACACTGTATAAAACTGCCTGCGATGAATTTAATCAGCGCCAAGCAGATTCATAA
- a CDS encoding bifunctional protein-serine/threonine kinase/phosphatase: MKKKLRVAIGQHTSAGRKIINQDCHGAQTPDNYLLDAKGIVIAIADGISSSDVSDIASKAAVNGFIADYYCTPDVWSVKNSAQKVLQATNLWLYAQTQNSLYRFNKDKGYVCTFSSIVLKSNSFHIFHCGDSRIYRLSCGALEQLTQDHRRIVSQETSYLTRALGIQPQLDLDYATQPLEINDVFILATDGIYEFVDNNDIQRLITQHDSDLNQACDAILKLAYDNGSQDNLTIQIVKVLELPAHQIEEIQEQVARLPLPPLLEARMTFDGYQILRNIYISSRSHVYLAKDLDTQQQVILKTPSTELRADKHYLECFLMEDWIAKRIDNPHVLTAIESPRKRQFLYNVTEFIEGQSLSQWIIDHPKPALDQVRSIISQAAKGLQAFHRQEMIHQDLRPNNIMIDESGTVKIIDFGATQVGGVLDIGKNRDTNDIKGTAQFTAPEYYLGEGGTTRSDIFSLGVITYQMLTGSLPYGTSVSKVKTVKDLQKLVYQPILEEQYHLPAWVNDAIKKAVNVDPLKRYSEVSEFVFDLNTPNMAYLKRAKLPLLERNPLAFWQGVSAILLGVVTYLSYRLLS, from the coding sequence ATGAAAAAAAAATTAAGAGTTGCAATAGGCCAGCACACAAGTGCGGGACGTAAAATTATCAATCAGGATTGTCATGGTGCCCAGACACCAGACAACTATTTATTGGATGCCAAAGGGATTGTCATTGCAATAGCAGATGGTATTAGCAGTAGTGACGTCAGTGATATTGCAAGCAAAGCAGCAGTGAATGGATTTATTGCAGATTATTATTGCACGCCTGACGTATGGTCAGTAAAAAACTCTGCACAAAAAGTTTTGCAAGCAACTAATTTGTGGCTATATGCGCAAACGCAAAATAGTCTATATCGTTTTAATAAAGACAAAGGGTATGTGTGTACCTTTAGCTCAATCGTTTTAAAATCTAATTCTTTTCATATTTTTCATTGTGGTGATAGCCGTATATATCGCTTGAGTTGCGGTGCTTTAGAGCAGTTAACACAAGACCATAGGCGCATAGTTTCTCAAGAAACCAGTTATTTAACTCGGGCTTTAGGTATTCAGCCACAATTGGATTTAGATTATGCCACCCAACCATTAGAAATTAATGATGTGTTTATTCTGGCAACGGATGGTATTTATGAATTTGTTGATAATAATGACATACAGAGGTTAATTACTCAGCACGATTCGGATTTAAATCAAGCCTGTGATGCTATATTAAAATTAGCATACGATAACGGCAGTCAAGACAATTTAACGATTCAGATCGTAAAAGTATTAGAGCTGCCTGCACATCAAATAGAAGAAATACAAGAGCAGGTTGCGCGTTTACCGCTGCCACCGCTTTTAGAAGCGAGAATGACGTTTGATGGTTATCAAATTTTACGCAATATCTATATCAGTAGTCGCAGCCATGTCTATTTAGCTAAAGATCTTGATACCCAGCAGCAAGTGATCCTTAAAACCCCGTCCACTGAATTAAGAGCAGACAAGCATTACTTAGAGTGTTTTTTGATGGAAGATTGGATTGCAAAGCGCATTGATAATCCACACGTCTTGACCGCTATTGAGTCCCCAAGAAAACGCCAGTTTTTATATAACGTCACAGAATTCATAGAAGGCCAATCCTTATCCCAGTGGATAATAGATCATCCTAAACCAGCGCTTGATCAAGTAAGAAGCATAATTTCTCAGGCTGCAAAAGGTCTGCAAGCCTTTCATCGACAAGAGATGATTCATCAAGATTTACGCCCCAATAATATTATGATTGATGAGTCTGGTACGGTAAAAATTATTGATTTTGGTGCCACACAAGTGGGTGGAGTGCTTGATATTGGCAAAAATAGAGATACGAATGACATTAAAGGAACCGCTCAGTTTACTGCGCCTGAATATTATTTAGGTGAAGGTGGCACTACCCGTTCGGATATTTTTTCGTTAGGGGTAATCACCTATCAAATGCTCACGGGATCATTGCCTTACGGAACCAGTGTCTCAAAAGTTAAAACCGTTAAAGATTTACAAAAACTGGTGTATCAACCGATCTTAGAAGAGCAATACCATCTGCCTGCTTGGGTGAATGATGCAATCAAAAAAGCGGTGAATGTTGATCCGCTTAAACGCTACTCAGAAGTTTCGGAATTTGTATTTGATTTAAACACACCAAACATGGCGTATTTAAAACGAGCGAAGTTACCATTATTAGAGCGCAATCCTTTAGCATTTTGGCAGGGTGTCTCAGCCATATTGTTAGGCGTAGTGACTTATTTAAGTTATCGCTTGTTGAGCTAG
- a CDS encoding formate/nitrite transporter family protein has product MAYIEPSEFVTKMVDAGESKCYMSTKDTFIRAFMAGAILGLAAVFAITVAMKSGSPILGACLFPVGFIMLYLMKFDLLTGVFTLVPLAWLDKRPGITPSQILRNWGIVFLGNFAGAMTTAFFVSFILTYGYNTDGGALAAKVASIGESRTLGYQEHGVAGWFTIFIRGMLCNWMVSMGVVGAMISTSAGAKIAAMWMPVMLFFFMGFEHSIVNMFLFPFSMIMGGEFTISDYLLWNEIPTVLGNLAGGLFLVGLPLYYTHVRTSPERKLA; this is encoded by the coding sequence ATGGCTTATATTGAACCAAGTGAATTTGTCACCAAAATGGTGGATGCCGGAGAGTCTAAATGTTACATGTCCACAAAGGACACGTTTATTCGTGCCTTTATGGCCGGTGCAATCTTAGGCTTAGCGGCTGTATTTGCAATAACAGTAGCAATGAAATCGGGCTCGCCTATTCTTGGCGCGTGTTTATTCCCAGTTGGTTTTATCATGCTTTATTTAATGAAGTTTGATTTGTTAACCGGTGTTTTCACATTAGTGCCATTGGCTTGGTTAGATAAACGACCAGGTATTACGCCATCACAAATATTAAGAAACTGGGGCATCGTTTTTTTAGGTAACTTTGCGGGCGCCATGACCACGGCATTCTTTGTATCGTTTATTTTAACCTATGGTTACAACACTGATGGCGGTGCGCTTGCTGCTAAAGTCGCATCAATCGGTGAGTCGCGTACATTAGGTTACCAAGAGCACGGTGTTGCGGGTTGGTTTACTATTTTTATTCGCGGCATGCTTTGTAACTGGATGGTTTCAATGGGTGTGGTGGGTGCAATGATTTCAACCTCTGCGGGTGCAAAAATTGCGGCAATGTGGATGCCTGTGATGTTGTTCTTCTTCATGGGTTTTGAACACTCTATTGTTAACATGTTTCTTTTCCCATTTTCTATGATCATGGGTGGTGAGTTCACTATTTCGGATTATTTATTGTGGAATGAAATCCCAACGGTTCTAGGTAACCTTGCTGGTGGTTTATTCTTAGTTGGTTTACCTTTGTACTACACACATGTAAGAACTAGTCCTGAACGTAAATTGGCTTAA
- a CDS encoding glutathione S-transferase family protein, protein MYKVYGDMLSGNCYKIKLVLEHLGIAHEWIHVDILNKETHAPAFKKMNPNARIPALDLGNGEYLWESNAILYFLSQNSDLFPSDSFLQARVLQWQFFEQYSHEPYIATARYINKYLGLPKAREAEYHGKQTGGHHALSVMNQHLSSTNFFVDGQYSIADISLFAYTHVAHEGGFDLSDYPISA, encoded by the coding sequence ATGTATAAAGTGTATGGGGACATGTTGTCGGGTAACTGCTACAAGATCAAATTGGTTCTTGAGCACTTAGGGATTGCGCACGAATGGATTCACGTGGATATTTTAAATAAAGAAACCCACGCACCAGCCTTTAAAAAAATGAACCCCAATGCGCGTATCCCAGCTTTAGATTTAGGTAACGGGGAGTATTTATGGGAATCAAATGCCATCTTATATTTTTTATCCCAAAATTCAGACTTGTTTCCCAGTGATTCTTTTTTGCAGGCTAGGGTACTGCAATGGCAGTTTTTTGAGCAGTACAGCCATGAGCCATACATTGCGACCGCTCGTTATATTAATAAGTACTTGGGTTTACCTAAAGCGCGAGAAGCGGAATATCACGGTAAACAAACCGGTGGTCACCATGCGTTAAGTGTCATGAATCAACATCTATCAAGCACAAATTTTTTTGTTGATGGTCAATACTCGATAGCAGATATCAGTTTATTTGCGTACACCCATGTGGCCCACGAAGGAGGCTTTGATTTGTCAGATTACCCCATCAGTGCCTAA
- the cynS gene encoding cyanase has product MNKVEMTEAIILAKKEQSLTWEKIGTDLGISPVWLTSACLGMNSAPKEKALAISEYLGLGSDVAEALMAFPTKIWDQAVPTDPLIYRLYEVVGVYGETLKEVIQEKFGDGIMSAIDFSMDVDKQEDPKGDRVILTLNGKFLPYKSW; this is encoded by the coding sequence ATGAATAAAGTAGAAATGACAGAAGCCATTATCCTTGCGAAAAAAGAGCAATCGCTAACGTGGGAGAAAATAGGCACAGATTTGGGTATCTCCCCAGTCTGGCTGACATCCGCTTGCTTAGGCATGAATAGTGCGCCAAAAGAAAAAGCATTGGCGATAAGTGAGTATTTGGGTTTGGGGAGCGATGTGGCAGAAGCGCTTATGGCCTTTCCAACTAAAATATGGGATCAAGCTGTACCGACCGACCCACTTATTTACCGTTTATATGAAGTGGTGGGTGTTTATGGTGAAACATTGAAAGAAGTGATCCAAGAAAAATTTGGCGATGGCATCATGAGTGCCATCGACTTCTCAATGGATGTTGATAAACAAGAAGATCCGAAAGGTGATCGTGTAATATTAACCTTAAATGGCAAGTTTCTACCTTATAAATCATGGTAG